The DNA window GCGTACACAGCGCCGACTCGCCACCTCCACCGTGGGCTTTCATACAACACGGTTGAAGATGATAGTCTCGGAGGCTATCACCGACGGCATCATAACCGCAGATCCTTTTGCCGGATATGAGGCAGAAAAGCCGCAGCGTGAGCAGAAGTTTCTTACTTCGGAGGAACTCCACCGGATTATGACGACACCGCTCCACGACAGCCGTCTGTACCATGTCCGCGATCTCTTCCTGTTCTCCTGCTATACAGGCATTCCATACGGCGATATGTGTCTTCTGACGGAAGATAATCTTGAAACTGCCGAGGACGGTACGGTCTGGATCAGGTCCTCGCGAAAAAAGACGAAGGTGGAATATGAGATACCGTTGCTTGAGCTGCCATTGAGAATTATCGAGAAATACCGGGGAATGGCACCTGAAGGGAAACTCCTGCCGATGTACAGCAACTCCACCCTGAACGCATATCTGAAAAGGATTGCCAAGATATGCGGCATAGAGCGCAGGCTGGTCTATCACTGCGGGCGTCATACCTACGCCACCGAGATCACGCTTGCACATGGTGTGCCTCTTGAGACCGTCAGCCGTATGCTGGGCCATAACCGGATTACCACGACGCAGATTTACGCGAAAGTGACCGATGACAAAATCGGGACAGACACACAGAACCTTGACAGCCGGATAGCGTCACGCTTCACTGTCGCCATTTAATAAACCAAACCCCACATAGTCATGAAAAAGGATAAAGACAACAATACACCCAAACGGCGTAGCACATTCGCCATCCTCTTCTATATCAACCGGACAAAAGTCCGCAAGGACGGAACATGCCAGCTTCTGTGCAAGGTCAGCATAGACGCCGAATGGGAGCAGATAGGAACGAAAGTGTCTGTGAACCCGGATATCTGGAACCCCGAAAAAGGACGGGCGGACGGGCGCAGTGCCAATGCAGTCACCGTGAACCGCGCCATAGACTCGCTGACAGCTGAGATAAACGAACATTACGAGGATATAAGGCGCAGCCTTGGCTTCGTCACCGCCGAGCTTGTTAAGAACGCCATGAAGGGCATCGGGCGCAAGCCATCGACCCTTTTGGCTCTTTTCCGTGAACATAACGAGGAATTCCACAAGCGTGTGGGCGTAGACCGCACAAAGGAATCATACGAAAGCTATCTCAACTCATACCGTCATCTATCTGCATTCGTAACCGGGAAACGGGATATGGATGATGTGCCGCTCCGTGCGCTTGACAGGTCTTTTTATGACGATTTCGAGGTGTTTCTCGGCGCAGACCGTGGACTCAAGCCCAAATCGGTTCACGAACACCTGTACCGTCTGAAGAAGATGACGATGCGAGCAGTCAGCCAGGGCACGCTCCGCCGTGACCCATATGCGAGGCTCCATCCACCGTTGCCACGTCGCAAGAGCCGCCACATGAGGCTTGACGATCTGAAACTGCTTATGGAAAAACAGATAGATGCCCCAAATCTCCAAAGGGTGCGCGATTGGTTCATCTTCTCGACGTTCACAGGGCTGGCATACGCAGATCTTAAACAGTTGACTGAGGATGACATATCCCAGACTCCGGACGGTACGTGGTGGATACATGTAAACAGGCAAAAGACGGGCAGTCGCTCGGCGATACGCCTGCTTGACATCCCAATGCGAATAATGGAGAAATACAGGGACGAGCGGCAGGACGGTAAGATTTTCAATCTTTATAGCAGAACCTATTTGATAAAACTTACCCGGCAGCTCGGCAAGGAGTACGGTTTCTGCCTTACCTTCCACAAGGCGAGGCATAATTTCGGAACACATATCACTCTGTCGATGGGCGTTCCCATTGAGACAGTAAGCCGAATGATGGGACATAAGAGCGTTACCACGACACAGATATACGCCCAGGTGACTGACCGCAAGGTTGATGAGGACATGAAGCGTCTGCGTATGCAGGCATCAAGTGCTGAAATTACCCTTATTGACGAAAGCATGGATAAGGAAATGGCAAAGAGAAGGAAATATAAATTCAGGAACAAGACGGGAAACGGCCTGTGATTGCAGACCGTTCCCGCCTATGCCTGATAGCAGCGCATATTGCGGAACTCAGCGGCTCTTAGAGCCACTTCTGTTCCTCCACGCATTTACGGTGCGCCTTTTCAAGAAGGCTCTGTATCTCGGATTCCCGGTACAGGGCCTTTCCCTGTACAATGTAGTAAGGGATAAGACGAGCGGTGCGGTATTCCTGCAAGGTGCGCCGGCTCACTTTCAGCAGGCGCGACAACTCCTCGTCAGTGAGGAACCTGTCCCCCTTGAACATGGGGCGTGCGACCGATTCAACTTGTCCGAGCGCCTGCCCGATGTTTCCGAGGCGGCGCAACAGGTCCGCCACACGCGGATCCTGCCTGTCGATAAAATAATGGCTCATAGCTGTGATGTGTTTGGGTGATACGACGACTGTAATAGTCTCTCTACATCCTCCGGACGGTAGAAGAGCTTGTTCCTGATACGGCTGAACGGCAGGATGCCTTTGTCGCGGTAGGTCTGCAAGGTGCGCTTTGAGATTCCGAGGATGTTGCACACGTCCTCGTTGTCGAGCCATTTCTTAAGGCCGATGTCCTCATTCTTCCGGCTCAGCAGTTCGGATTTTTCCTCGATTTCCCTGATTCTGGAAAACAGGGCATCGAAGGTTCTGATGTCCATGCTTATTATTTCCATGATGTTACGGTTTTTAGATTTTACGATATGTTTCAGTGGCTCACGGCGGCGGGTAGCGACTTCCCTTTCATCTGTAGGAATTCCTGTATCTCGGATGCCTTGTAGTAGGTACGCCCGTCTATCATGTAATAGCGGATAAGCTTCTTCTGTCGGTATCTCGCAAGGGTGCGCTTGGTGACGCCGAGCAACCGGCACAGGTCGTAGTTGTCGAGCAGCGTGTCGCCGTCCAGACAATCCTTGAGCTTGTTCATCCGCTCGAATGCCCGCTCCATCTTGTCAAAGCGTTCCATGAGCGAGGCAAACATCTTATGCACTGTTTCATTATATAGCATAGCTGATTTTTTTGATGTAAATGAATTGGTTTGTTTTACACCGTGTTGCGCAATCGGTTATACTACATATATTGGCTAATGCCGTGCCACCGCTACCAAAAGGCATGACAAGACACCGATATTCATCAGAATATCAGTGTGATAAAAATATCTAAGCGTAAAATAATGGAAATCAGAGGTCTTGCATTTTGCAAGACTTTTCGGCAGTATGCAATAGTCTATTGCGAGATTATCGCGCTTTGCGCCGGTAGATGTTTCGGCATATACCGTTTTTGAGCCGGGTGGATTTGCTTAATATCCACCCTGACGGCACGCCGTTTTGAAAGATATGGGTTCCTGTTCCTGCAATCTCAGGCAAAATATGGATTACCAGTTCGTCTATTATATTGTAACGGAAGAGCCGTGTCATAAGTTCCATACCGTCCAAATCCGACACTTCGGCGGTGTATATGCAGGATTTGTCGGTGCTGCCTTTGTCACACACAAGATCAAGGACCGGGTAATCCGCTTCAAGTGTGTATGTGCCTATGTCATGCCAAAAACGGACGCCTTTGGCATCGGTCATAAGCCAACGCATCCGGGGATTGTCGGCATCCGGGAGGAAACCGTCGATAGTCATTGCCGTTATGATGCGTACCGTTGCCATGTCGTTTCATTTCTCTATTATACAGCAAAAGAAAAAAGCGCGATGTCCACGCACTCAGACAGCGGTTCTGGCAAAACCGTAAGGAGAATACGCAACACCACGCTATGCGATACGCACAGCATAAGCATTACGCAATGATTCTCCTTAAACATCAACTGCCAGATTTCTGTCTGAGACTCTTGCGAACTTATGTATGTAAAGGCGGACATATCGGAATACGCCTGCCTGTATTTTCTATTTCACGCCCCAAAGTTACAAAAAAGTAGCGAGAAGGGCTGTATGCCAAGGCATAAATGTTACTTTATACCGTACTTATTCATCTTACGGTATAATGTCGTAGGATTTATGTTGAGCATTCTCGCCGCCTTGGTCTTGTTGCCGTTGCAGGATTCCAAGGTGCGGATGATAAGCTGCTTTTCAGCATCGTCATCTTTGATTGGGCGCAAATCAGGAACGATTTTTGCGACATTATCATTTGATGTTTTGCGGATATTCAAGTCCGAGACTGCGATAACGGTTGTCTTTGAAATCAGCACTGCCCTGCGCACCCGGTTCTGAAGCTCGCGGATATTGCCGCTCCATGAGTGTGCCAGCATAAGCCGCTCGGCTTCCGGGCTGAATCCAGAGGTTTCCTTGTGAAGCTCATCCGAAAACTTCTTGCGGAAGAATTCTGCCAGCGGGAGGATGTCTTCGGGACATTCCGCAAGGGATGGCTGGTGTATCTCGAACTCGCAGAGGCGGTGATACAGGTCCTCACGGAAACGCCCATCGGCGA is part of the Duncaniella dubosii genome and encodes:
- a CDS encoding site-specific integrase; this translates as MKQSGLKVSFYLKKSEMSDDGLCPVMGRINVGRYSEAAFSAKLSASPKAWMLGRATGKSAASREINRQLDEIRASALSVYKELSAVRMGVTADDVKCQIQGMAFGQETLMGYFSTFIENFAKRVGVNRVHGTLKSYNYTYKCLATFLETEYKLSDIPFTAIDRSFIDKYDIYLRTQRRLATSTVGFHTTRLKMIVSEAITDGIITADPFAGYEAEKPQREQKFLTSEELHRIMTTPLHDSRLYHVRDLFLFSCYTGIPYGDMCLLTEDNLETAEDGTVWIRSSRKKTKVEYEIPLLELPLRIIEKYRGMAPEGKLLPMYSNSTLNAYLKRIAKICGIERRLVYHCGRHTYATEITLAHGVPLETVSRMLGHNRITTTQIYAKVTDDKIGTDTQNLDSRIASRFTVAI
- a CDS encoding site-specific integrase; protein product: MKKDKDNNTPKRRSTFAILFYINRTKVRKDGTCQLLCKVSIDAEWEQIGTKVSVNPDIWNPEKGRADGRSANAVTVNRAIDSLTAEINEHYEDIRRSLGFVTAELVKNAMKGIGRKPSTLLALFREHNEEFHKRVGVDRTKESYESYLNSYRHLSAFVTGKRDMDDVPLRALDRSFYDDFEVFLGADRGLKPKSVHEHLYRLKKMTMRAVSQGTLRRDPYARLHPPLPRRKSRHMRLDDLKLLMEKQIDAPNLQRVRDWFIFSTFTGLAYADLKQLTEDDISQTPDGTWWIHVNRQKTGSRSAIRLLDIPMRIMEKYRDERQDGKIFNLYSRTYLIKLTRQLGKEYGFCLTFHKARHNFGTHITLSMGVPIETVSRMMGHKSVTTTQIYAQVTDRKVDEDMKRLRMQASSAEITLIDESMDKEMAKRRKYKFRNKTGNGL
- a CDS encoding helix-turn-helix domain-containing protein, with product MSHYFIDRQDPRVADLLRRLGNIGQALGQVESVARPMFKGDRFLTDEELSRLLKVSRRTLQEYRTARLIPYYIVQGKALYRESEIQSLLEKAHRKCVEEQKWL
- a CDS encoding helix-turn-helix domain-containing protein; translated protein: MEIISMDIRTFDALFSRIREIEEKSELLSRKNEDIGLKKWLDNEDVCNILGISKRTLQTYRDKGILPFSRIRNKLFYRPEDVERLLQSSYHPNTSQL
- a CDS encoding helix-turn-helix domain-containing protein — protein: MLYNETVHKMFASLMERFDKMERAFERMNKLKDCLDGDTLLDNYDLCRLLGVTKRTLARYRQKKLIRYYMIDGRTYYKASEIQEFLQMKGKSLPAAVSH